Proteins encoded together in one Nyctibius grandis isolate bNycGra1 chromosome 1, bNycGra1.pri, whole genome shotgun sequence window:
- the COL10A1 gene encoding collagen alpha-1(X) chain — protein sequence MHLQIPLLLLFCLNIVHGSDGYFSERYQKQSSVKGPHFLPFNVKSQGVQIRGEQGPPGPPGPIGPRGQPGPAGKPGFGSPGPQGPPGPPGPPGFSAVGKPGMPGLPGKPGERGLNGEKGEAGPVGLPGARGPQGPPGIPGPAGLAVPGKPGPQGPPGAQGPRGLPGEKGEPGIPGINGQKGENGFGVPGRPGNRGLPGPQGPRGLPGPAGVGKPGENGLPGQPGMKGDRGLPGAPGTAGIPGPQGPPGEPGEAGVGKPGPMGPPGAAGIPGAKGHPGPAGLPGSPGLPGFGKPGLPGMKGHRGPEGPPGLPGPKGDQGPAGVPGELGPAGPPGNMGPQGLKGLPGENGLPGLKGNMGPAGPPGFPGAKGEQGLPGLEGKPGYPGEQGLAGPKGHTGFPGPKGDTGHAGLPGLPGPMGPQGIKGVPGINGEPGPRGPSGIPGTRGPIGPPGLPGAPGAKGEPGAPGLPGPAGISTKGLSGPMGPPGPPGPKGNNGEPGLPGPPGPPGPPGQAVIPQMHESYVKAGESRELSGMSFMKAGVNQALTGMPVSAFSVILSKAYPGATVPIKFDKILYNRQQHYDPRTGIFTCRIPGLYYFSYHVHAKGTNVWVALYKNGSPLMYTYDEYKKGYLDQASGSAVIDLMENDQVWLQLPNSESNGLYSSEYVHSSFSGFLFAHN from the exons ATGCATTTACAAATACCcttactgctgctgttttgtctGAACATTGTCCATGGTAGCGATGGATATTTTTCTGAGCGATACCAGAAACAATCCAGCGTCAAGGGGCCACATTTTCTACCATTCAATGTAAAGAGTCAAG gTGTGCAGATAAGGGGTGAACAAGGACCCCCTGGTCCCCCAGGCCCTATTGGACCAAGAGGACAACCAGGTCCTGCAGGAAAGCCAGGGTTTGGAAGTCCTGGTCCCCAAGGCCCCCCTGGTCCCCCAGGACCACCTGGATTCTCTGCGGTTGGAAAGCCAGGCATGCCAGGTCTACCAGGAAAGCCAGGGGAGAGAGGACTAAACGGTGAGAAAGGAGAAGCTGGACCTGTTGGGCTCCCAGGCGCAAGAGGGCCACAAGGACCCCCTGGCATTCCCGGCCCCGCAGGACTTGCTGTTCCTGGCAAGCCAGGACCACAAGGCCCTCCAGGAGCTCAAGGGCCCAGGGGCCTCCCCGGCGAGAAGGGAGAGCCAGGTATCCCTGGTATAAATggacaaaagggagaaaatggatTCGGTGTTCCAGGCCGCCCTGGTAACAGGGGTCTTCCAGGCCCACAGGGGCCCCGGGGCCTCCCCGGTCCTGCTGGGGTAGGGAAGCCTGGCGAAAATGGCCTTCCAGGTCAGCCAGGTATGAAAGGTGACAGAGGTTTACCAGGCGCACCCGGAACGGCTGGTATCCCAGGTCCCCAGGGTCCCCCAGGAGAACCTGGAGAAGCTGGTGTCGGCAAGCCTGGGCCAATGGGACCACCAGGAGCAGCAGGCATCCCTGGAGCCAAGGGACACCCCGGACCTGCAGGCTTGCCTGGATCCCCAGGTCTTCCAGGATTTGGAAAGCCAGGATTGCCAGGGATGAAGGGACACAGAGGGCCTGAAGGTCCTCCTGGCCTTCCAGGACCTAAAGGAGACCAAGGCCCAGCTGGTGTGCCAGGAGAACTAGGGCCTGCCGGGCCACCAGGGAACATGGGCCCTCAAGGACTCAAAGGCTTGCCTGGTGAGAACGGCCTGCCCGGGCTCAAAGGCAACATGGGCCCTGCAGGCCCCCCGGGATTCCCAGGAGCCAAGGGTGAACAAGGTCTGCCAGGATTAGAGGGAAAACCAGGATACCCAGGCGAGCAGGGTCTTGCCGGTCCTAAGGGACACACAGGTTTCCCAGGTCCAAAAGGTGACACTGGCCATGCTGGGCTACCTGGCTTGCCTGGTCCAATGGGTCCACAAGGAATTAAGGGAGTGCCAGGGATCAATGGCGAGCCGGGCCCCCGAGGACCTTCAGGGATACCTGGGACCAGAGGCCCCATCGGCCCCCCTGGCCTGCCAGGAGCCCCTGGTGCGAAAGGTGAGCCAGGAGCACCAGGACTGCCAGGCCCAGCAGGTATTTCTACAAAAGGCTTAAGCGGACCCATGGGACCACCCGGACCTCCTGGGCCTAAAGGCAACAATGGAGAGCCTGGCTTGCCAGGCCCCCCAGGTCCTCCTGGTCCCCCCGGCCAAGCCGTAATCCCACAGATGCACGAAAGCTACGTTAAAGCAGGAGAGTCTCGGGAGCTATCAGGAATGTCTTTCATGAAAGCAGGAGTAAACCAAGCTCTTACAGGGATGCCAGTGTCCGCTTTCAGTGTCATCCTCTCTAAAGCCTACCCTGGGGCAACAGTCCCTATCAAATTTGATAAAATCTTGTACAATAGGCAGCAACACTATGACCCCAGAACAGGAATCTTCACTTGCAGGATCCCTGGACTGTACTATTTCTCCTACCATGTACATGCAAAAGGAACAAATGTTTGGGTTGCGCTCTACAAAAATGGTTCCCCACTCATGTACACCTATGATGAGTACAAGAAAGGATACCTTGACCAGGCTTCTGGTAGTGCTGTCATTGATCTCATGGAGAATGATCAAGTATGGCTCCAACTGCCCAATTCAGAATCTAATGGTCTCTATTCCTCTGAGTACGTTCACTCTTCTTTCTCAGGTTTCCTATTTGCTCATAACTAA